In Oceanidesulfovibrio indonesiensis, a single genomic region encodes these proteins:
- a CDS encoding PG0541 family transporter-associated protein: MKLVMITYRFEYNESMERILSRHGLVNYIRIPQAQGADRDGKHDGSKIFPGHMAQVWIQAQEEDVDALLGDIEEFKNARQAHKHVTAMVLGVEKHLI, encoded by the coding sequence ATGAAGCTGGTGATGATCACGTACCGCTTCGAATACAACGAATCCATGGAGCGCATCCTGAGTCGTCACGGTCTGGTGAACTACATCCGCATTCCGCAGGCGCAGGGTGCGGACAGGGATGGCAAACACGACGGGTCCAAAATATTCCCAGGCCACATGGCCCAGGTGTGGATTCAGGCGCAGGAGGAAGATGTGGACGCGCTGCTTGGCGACATAGAGGAATTCAAAAACGCCAGGCAGGCGCACAAGCATGTCACCGCCATGGTGCTCGGCGTGGAGAAGCACCTCATCTGA
- a CDS encoding dihydroorotate dehydrogenase — protein sequence MASKTSTTPDTRVSLPGLAIKNPIMTASGTFGYGLEFASFGKLEDLGGIVVKGLSLKPRAGNPMERIAESPCGMLNAIGLQNIGVERFLEEKLPALPHEETAIVANLYACDAAEFGELAQALAADARLAALEVNVSCPNVAAGGQAFGQDPAQAAAVTRAVKDAAGSMPVIVKLSPNVADITMVARAVADAGADMLTCINTLLGMAVDLKTRRPRLANVVGGLSGPAIKPVALRCVWQVSQAVDIPVIGVGGISTAADVLEFILAGAHAVQIGTANFMRPDTVFHIVEELPALMSTYGVTHLDELRGTLQV from the coding sequence ATGGCTTCCAAGACGTCGACAACACCGGACACCCGCGTGTCCCTGCCGGGCCTGGCCATCAAGAACCCGATCATGACCGCATCCGGCACGTTCGGTTACGGTCTGGAGTTCGCCTCCTTCGGCAAGCTGGAGGACCTCGGCGGCATCGTGGTCAAAGGTCTTTCGCTCAAGCCCCGCGCCGGCAATCCCATGGAGCGCATCGCCGAATCACCGTGCGGCATGCTCAACGCCATCGGCCTGCAGAATATCGGGGTGGAGCGTTTCCTCGAAGAAAAATTGCCCGCCCTGCCCCATGAAGAAACGGCCATCGTCGCGAATCTCTACGCCTGCGACGCCGCGGAGTTCGGCGAACTGGCGCAGGCCCTGGCCGCGGATGCGCGCCTTGCCGCGCTGGAGGTGAACGTCTCCTGCCCCAACGTGGCTGCCGGAGGCCAGGCTTTCGGCCAGGACCCCGCCCAGGCGGCAGCCGTGACCCGCGCGGTCAAGGATGCGGCCGGCTCCATGCCGGTCATCGTCAAGCTTTCGCCCAACGTGGCGGACATCACCATGGTCGCCAGGGCCGTGGCCGACGCCGGCGCGGACATGCTGACCTGCATCAACACTCTGCTCGGCATGGCCGTGGACCTGAAAACCCGCAGGCCGCGTCTGGCCAACGTAGTGGGCGGCCTTTCCGGACCGGCCATCAAGCCCGTGGCCCTGCGCTGCGTCTGGCAGGTCTCCCAGGCGGTGGACATTCCGGTCATCGGCGTCGGCGGCATCTCCACAGCCGCCGACGTACTGGAGTTCATCCTCGCCGGCGCCCATGCGGTGCAGATCGGCACGGCCAACTTCATGCGGCCGGACACAGTGTTTCACATCGTGGAGGAATTGCCCGCGCTCATGAGCACGTACGGTGTGACGCACCTGGACGAGCTTCGCGGCACGCTTCAGGTCTGA
- the metF gene encoding methylenetetrahydrofolate reductase [NAD(P)H] produces the protein MRIADKMTGVDKFVSFEFFPPKEREKWDDFFHEARRLREVNPLFVSVTYGAGGTTQDNTLEIVKKLKNEIGLEPMAHLTCVGADEKAIGEFLDQLAENDVNNVLALRGDPPKGEKSFIPSDARFCHANDLVDFIKERHPEMGVGVAGYPEVHPEAESAMSDLEALKVKIQAGSDLIVTQLFFDNALYFDYATKVKAMGVMQPIIPGILPVLSLASVERIVELCGASIPEDFLESLKAAHEEDKAAKEEGEPGGRVRALGIAHAKKQVAELLEGGAPGVHLYTLNKADACLEIVRSPEVCKHLKDCAEPVA, from the coding sequence ATGCGTATTGCCGACAAGATGACTGGGGTGGACAAGTTCGTCTCTTTCGAATTCTTTCCGCCGAAGGAGAGAGAGAAGTGGGATGACTTCTTTCATGAGGCCAGACGGCTCAGGGAAGTCAATCCGTTGTTCGTCTCGGTGACCTACGGCGCAGGCGGCACGACCCAGGACAACACACTCGAGATAGTCAAGAAGCTCAAGAACGAGATCGGTCTCGAGCCCATGGCTCACCTCACCTGCGTGGGCGCGGACGAAAAGGCGATCGGCGAGTTTCTGGACCAGCTCGCGGAAAACGACGTCAACAACGTGCTGGCTCTCCGCGGCGATCCGCCCAAAGGCGAAAAGTCCTTCATCCCTTCGGATGCCCGCTTCTGCCACGCCAACGATCTCGTGGACTTCATCAAGGAACGCCATCCCGAGATGGGCGTGGGCGTGGCCGGATACCCGGAGGTCCACCCAGAGGCCGAAAGCGCCATGAGCGACCTCGAAGCACTCAAAGTCAAAATCCAGGCCGGAAGCGACCTCATCGTCACCCAGCTCTTTTTCGACAACGCCCTGTACTTCGACTACGCCACCAAGGTGAAGGCCATGGGCGTGATGCAGCCCATCATACCCGGCATCCTGCCGGTGCTGTCTCTGGCCTCGGTGGAGCGCATCGTGGAGTTGTGCGGCGCGAGCATCCCGGAGGACTTCCTCGAATCGCTCAAGGCCGCGCACGAGGAAGACAAGGCAGCCAAGGAAGAGGGCGAACCCGGCGGCCGGGTCCGCGCTCTGGGCATCGCGCACGCCAAGAAACAGGTGGCGGAACTGCTGGAAGGCGGCGCCCCCGGCGTGCATCTCTACACGCTCAACAAGGCCGACGCCTGCCTGGAGATCGTGCGCAGCCCCGAGGTATGCAAGCACCTGAAGGACTGCGCTGAGCCTGTAGCCTGA
- a CDS encoding TlpA family protein disulfide reductase, which translates to MSIIPHGPIRSVLALVLGLCFGVGIFLLTSRWEGQMEQAEVQELPVGMELQSLRGTQQPLAMITAEKPAVVVVFSSWCRYCKPVLRDAMRFNALATQEGVGVYAVNYGETPEKARQVVASLGLDMPVLLDEDKEFAKAVGLNSVPRVFGVAQGGAIRFEGSSLPPESEWAAFIGTLR; encoded by the coding sequence ATGTCCATCATTCCCCATGGTCCGATTCGAAGCGTGCTCGCCCTTGTTCTGGGGCTATGCTTCGGAGTCGGGATTTTTCTGCTGACCTCGCGCTGGGAAGGGCAGATGGAACAGGCTGAAGTCCAGGAACTGCCTGTTGGCATGGAGTTGCAATCCCTTCGCGGAACGCAGCAACCCCTCGCCATGATCACGGCAGAGAAGCCGGCCGTGGTCGTGGTGTTCTCCTCGTGGTGCCGCTACTGCAAGCCGGTGTTGCGGGATGCCATGCGGTTCAATGCGCTGGCGACGCAGGAGGGGGTCGGCGTGTATGCAGTGAACTACGGGGAAACACCAGAGAAAGCGCGGCAGGTGGTTGCGTCTCTGGGGCTGGACATGCCGGTGCTGCTCGACGAAGACAAGGAATTCGCCAAGGCCGTAGGGCTGAACAGTGTCCCCAGGGTGTTTGGCGTGGCGCAGGGAGGAGCGATCCGCTTCGAGGGAAGCAGCCTGCCGCCGGAAAGCGAGTGGGCGGCGTTCATAGGGACGCTCAGGTAA
- a CDS encoding PilZ domain-containing protein → MPKLAGSFYTIASADLGEGSTRQEALRRVNWFAVYLDDDRVLVCATDGKGMPTSVSRKVSLQEFFGKFIPDSEHYEAVLHPLLLGLREKLDACGGDTSRLNTEERSLYKALQLDSSHVPGASEERLRNLPQELLCELPDYEAQASEHKHRLNTASIQSRKSGRYQEALELYNAMLRTTPDDYHVVFNVARVYFEKQDYLTCAKCLQLALEYAPDFVEARKFLLYLERHFLGDASEERFILRYKFFSPQPCTLKLGDRKYPAAVLDISSSGLQMKTFDNTGALLKPGAEFVVRGEGGLLKPLLPDAGAEVVWRKNDICGAFFKSMLDSKSREFKRIIGYARIV, encoded by the coding sequence ATGCCCAAGCTCGCAGGATCATTTTATACAATAGCCAGCGCCGACCTGGGGGAAGGTTCCACACGACAGGAGGCGTTGCGCCGCGTCAACTGGTTTGCCGTCTATCTGGATGACGACCGGGTGCTGGTGTGCGCCACGGACGGCAAGGGGATGCCGACGTCGGTCTCGCGAAAAGTGTCGTTGCAGGAATTTTTCGGCAAATTCATACCGGACAGTGAGCACTACGAAGCCGTGCTGCACCCGCTGCTGCTCGGGCTCCGGGAAAAGCTGGATGCTTGCGGCGGCGATACTTCCCGGCTCAACACCGAGGAAAGGTCGCTCTACAAAGCGTTGCAGCTGGACTCGTCCCACGTGCCCGGCGCGTCCGAGGAGCGATTGCGCAATTTGCCGCAGGAGTTGCTTTGCGAACTGCCGGACTACGAGGCCCAGGCGTCCGAGCACAAGCACAGGCTGAACACGGCGAGTATCCAGTCGCGCAAGAGCGGTCGCTATCAGGAGGCGCTGGAGCTGTACAACGCCATGCTGCGCACCACGCCGGACGACTACCACGTGGTGTTCAACGTGGCGCGGGTATACTTTGAGAAGCAGGATTACCTGACCTGCGCCAAGTGCCTGCAACTCGCACTGGAGTACGCCCCGGATTTCGTGGAAGCCAGGAAGTTTCTCCTCTACCTGGAAAGGCACTTTCTAGGCGACGCTTCGGAAGAGCGCTTCATTCTGCGCTACAAGTTCTTTTCGCCCCAGCCATGCACCCTCAAGCTGGGCGATCGGAAGTATCCGGCTGCGGTTCTCGACATTTCCTCGAGCGGACTCCAGATGAAGACGTTCGACAACACTGGAGCGCTGCTGAAACCGGGCGCGGAGTTTGTTGTCCGCGGGGAGGGCGGCTTGCTGAAGCCGCTCCTGCCCGACGCCGGCGCCGAAGTGGTGTGGCGAAAGAACGACATCTGCGGCGCGTTCTTCAAGTCCATGCTGGATTCCAAGTCCAGGGAGTTCAAGCGTATCATCGGTTACGCGCGCATCGTCTAG
- a CDS encoding (deoxy)nucleoside triphosphate pyrophosphohydrolase, with product MSAIDPSRSELDRPRDSIVPVVAAIIWREGTFLAVERRPGAAFAGMWEFPGGKVEQGESLNQALVRELSEELGIIPERSAFRKIVTHHYETLSVRLYFFDVHAYRGTLHAREGHRFEWLAPDAAHAPRFLEADREILTELAAEAVGT from the coding sequence ATGTCCGCCATTGATCCTTCACGGAGCGAGCTGGACCGCCCGCGCGATTCGATAGTGCCGGTGGTCGCCGCCATAATCTGGCGAGAGGGAACGTTCCTCGCCGTGGAGCGCAGGCCGGGAGCGGCCTTTGCCGGGATGTGGGAATTTCCCGGCGGGAAAGTGGAGCAGGGGGAGAGCCTCAACCAGGCGCTCGTCCGGGAGCTGTCCGAGGAACTCGGGATCATTCCCGAGCGCTCGGCATTCCGCAAGATCGTCACGCACCACTACGAGACGCTCAGTGTACGTCTCTACTTTTTCGACGTTCATGCGTATCGTGGCACACTCCACGCGCGGGAAGGCCACCGGTTCGAGTGGCTTGCTCCGGATGCAGCGCACGCCCCCCGCTTTCTCGAAGCGGACAGGGAGATCCTCACCGAGCTCGCGGCAGAAGCCGTGGGCACATGA
- a CDS encoding DVU0772 family protein, whose amino-acid sequence MSNDENACKQWLNEVNWDMVHTDAVTMYLEWGNNNWRDAMRPPVTGSDDYSIYFVVDTWETPKVVLMKMTKYGSTTLCEKNLPDDLAEQYLKEIGGLKGIHELTPSIRKWLEKDLEGE is encoded by the coding sequence ATGAGCAATGACGAGAACGCCTGCAAGCAATGGCTCAACGAGGTCAACTGGGACATGGTTCATACCGACGCCGTGACCATGTATCTGGAGTGGGGCAATAACAACTGGCGGGATGCCATGCGCCCACCCGTGACCGGCTCCGACGACTATTCGATCTACTTCGTTGTGGACACCTGGGAGACTCCCAAGGTTGTGCTCATGAAGATGACGAAATACGGCTCCACCACCTTGTGCGAAAAGAATCTGCCGGATGACCTTGCCGAACAGTATCTGAAGGAGATCGGCGGACTCAAGGGCATCCACGAACTCACACCGTCCATCCGCAAATGGCTGGAGAAAGATCTGGAAGGGGAGTAG
- a CDS encoding dihydroorotate dehydrogenase electron transfer subunit: MSSKKAPTYMRNIKCQELTVLDVVPFGQTLSEVTHCFALRLENPGWERWRPGQFVMVRHPSFGLELIWGRAFSISRMASSGLSLFIQTYGRGTKRLSESLPGEKVTVWGPLGNGFAVQDKRTLMLAGGIGLAPFLAYAEAHPSPNKLELIFGHRLPLETYPFENAKNLVPEMTARSFHEQTPEDLPKFLEMVDEAVQRYADGGLILACGPTPFLRAIKKMAAEHGAMAQLSLENKMGCGVGACLGCVVTDDKGENVQVCSKGPVFWAHKIEL; encoded by the coding sequence ATGAGCAGCAAAAAAGCGCCGACATACATGCGCAATATCAAGTGTCAGGAACTTACCGTATTGGACGTCGTGCCATTCGGTCAAACCTTGTCCGAGGTCACCCACTGTTTCGCCCTGCGCCTGGAAAATCCGGGATGGGAGCGCTGGCGGCCCGGTCAGTTCGTCATGGTCCGACACCCCAGCTTCGGCCTGGAACTCATCTGGGGCCGGGCCTTTTCCATCAGCCGTATGGCTTCTTCCGGCCTGTCCCTGTTCATACAGACCTACGGCCGCGGCACCAAGCGGTTGTCGGAGTCGCTGCCGGGCGAGAAGGTTACGGTATGGGGGCCACTGGGCAACGGCTTTGCAGTGCAGGACAAACGCACCCTCATGCTGGCCGGCGGCATTGGCCTGGCGCCCTTTCTGGCCTATGCGGAGGCCCACCCTTCCCCCAACAAGCTCGAACTCATCTTCGGTCATCGGCTGCCACTGGAAACGTATCCGTTCGAGAATGCAAAGAATCTCGTGCCGGAAATGACAGCCCGCAGTTTCCACGAGCAGACTCCCGAGGATTTGCCCAAGTTTCTTGAGATGGTGGACGAGGCGGTGCAACGCTATGCTGACGGCGGGTTGATCCTTGCCTGCGGCCCCACGCCGTTTCTGCGTGCGATCAAGAAGATGGCCGCCGAACATGGAGCAATGGCACAACTCTCCCTGGAAAACAAGATGGGATGCGGCGTTGGCGCGTGTCTGGGATGCGTCGTCACGGACGACAAGGGCGAAAACGTTCAAGTGTGCTCCAAAGGCCCGGTGTTCTGGGCGCATAAGATAGAGCTGTAA
- a CDS encoding ferredoxin, whose translation MAIEITSDCMACEACVETCPDVFEMNDDGDLAICKDPESELDCVEEAIDTCPAEAIIRT comes from the coding sequence ATGGCTATCGAAATCACCTCCGACTGCATGGCCTGTGAAGCCTGCGTGGAAACCTGCCCCGACGTTTTCGAGATGAACGACGACGGCGATCTGGCTATCTGCAAGGACCCCGAGTCCGAGCTGGATTGCGTCGAAGAGGCCATCGACACCTGCCCGGCCGAAGCGATCATTCGTACGTAA
- a CDS encoding tRNA(5-methylaminomethyl-2-thiouridylate) methyltransferase, with protein sequence MQHYDVVALFSGGLDSIIAAKVVQEQGRSVKALHFTSPFFGKPHLIPKWQEMYGIDIEAVDVGEEYARLMLDPPHGFGKVLNPCVDCKILMLRRARIRMAELGARAIISGEVLGQRPMSQRRDALNIISRDAGVRDVLVRPLCAKRLPPTPPEEAGVLDRDRLLNISGRGRKEQLALAGKYKLPEIPTPAGGCMLAEVESAKRYWPVLKWGDTPSARDFELANLGRQFWKRDNWLTVGRDQADNERIESLAAPGDLLFKVKDFPGPLCLGRQWPGRAWTPEAVREAAALTARYCTKARRHGGEVAVLVASGGETAEVHVEPCEPAGWGTPEWETAKEELAATRT encoded by the coding sequence ATGCAACACTACGACGTCGTGGCCCTCTTTTCCGGAGGGCTGGATTCCATAATCGCGGCAAAGGTCGTGCAGGAGCAAGGCCGCTCGGTCAAAGCCCTGCATTTCACCAGTCCCTTTTTCGGCAAGCCTCACCTCATCCCCAAGTGGCAGGAGATGTACGGCATCGACATCGAGGCCGTGGACGTGGGCGAGGAGTATGCCCGGCTCATGCTGGACCCGCCGCACGGCTTCGGCAAGGTGCTGAATCCGTGCGTGGACTGCAAGATTCTCATGCTGAGGCGCGCCAGAATCCGCATGGCCGAGCTCGGCGCCCGGGCCATCATTTCCGGCGAGGTGTTGGGGCAGCGGCCCATGTCGCAGCGCAGGGACGCCTTGAACATCATCAGCCGGGACGCCGGTGTGCGCGACGTGCTGGTGCGGCCGCTCTGCGCCAAACGCCTGCCCCCCACGCCGCCAGAAGAGGCGGGCGTGCTGGATCGCGACCGGCTTCTGAACATCTCCGGCCGCGGCCGTAAGGAGCAACTCGCCCTGGCCGGAAAGTACAAGCTGCCGGAAATCCCCACCCCAGCCGGCGGCTGCATGCTGGCCGAGGTGGAGTCCGCCAAGCGCTACTGGCCTGTGCTCAAGTGGGGAGATACGCCCTCGGCGCGGGATTTCGAGCTGGCCAACCTGGGCCGACAGTTCTGGAAGCGAGACAACTGGCTCACCGTGGGCCGCGATCAGGCGGACAACGAGCGTATCGAGTCCCTGGCTGCTCCCGGCGACCTGCTATTCAAGGTCAAGGATTTTCCCGGACCGCTCTGCCTGGGACGGCAATGGCCGGGCCGGGCATGGACGCCGGAGGCCGTGCGCGAGGCCGCCGCCCTCACCGCGCGGTATTGCACCAAGGCCCGCCGCCACGGCGGTGAGGTCGCCGTGCTCGTCGCCAGCGGGGGCGAGACGGCGGAAGTGCACGTGGAGCCCTGCGAACCTGCGGGCTGGGGGACGCCGGAGTGGGAAACAGCCAAGGAAGAGCTCGCCGCGACCAGAACCTAG
- a CDS encoding TIGR04282 family arsenosugar biosynthesis glycosyltransferase: MSCVSRGMVIVFVRNPEPGAVKTRLERDIAAHTGPEQARELTLSLYKAFVLDTMDGLRHALGESAALRICFDPPEAAASVMQWLGADLEYAPQRGRNLGARMGSAFEEAWPVADRAVLMGSDAPGYPPELVVRALDALDEAGGADTVIAPSLDGGYFAIGFRKESYRRDFFEKLAWGGDTVFEKTLAKLHDAGLDVEILPAWNDVDHANDARALLAVYEQGDPLANSRTFGVLAEHRALFERFDIDADSAGDGIASLRRRLEDARRAIMSGIRFE; this comes from the coding sequence ATGAGTTGTGTGTCGCGGGGCATGGTCATTGTCTTCGTGCGCAATCCGGAGCCGGGCGCCGTGAAGACGCGTCTGGAGCGGGATATCGCAGCGCACACCGGGCCGGAGCAGGCCCGTGAATTGACGCTGTCGCTTTACAAAGCCTTCGTGCTCGACACCATGGACGGTCTGAGGCACGCTCTCGGCGAGTCCGCCGCACTGCGCATCTGCTTCGATCCGCCAGAGGCGGCAGCATCTGTGATGCAGTGGCTTGGTGCAGACCTGGAGTATGCGCCGCAGCGTGGCAGGAATCTGGGCGCGCGCATGGGCAGCGCGTTCGAAGAGGCGTGGCCGGTTGCGGACCGGGCCGTGCTCATGGGCAGCGACGCGCCGGGTTATCCCCCGGAACTCGTGGTCAGGGCGCTGGATGCTCTGGACGAGGCAGGTGGAGCGGACACCGTTATCGCGCCGTCACTGGACGGCGGGTACTTCGCCATTGGATTCCGCAAGGAATCATACCGCCGGGATTTTTTTGAAAAACTTGCCTGGGGCGGGGATACGGTTTTCGAGAAGACACTCGCCAAGCTCCATGATGCCGGCCTGGATGTTGAGATTCTGCCCGCGTGGAACGACGTTGACCACGCAAACGATGCCCGGGCGTTGCTGGCCGTGTACGAGCAGGGCGATCCATTGGCGAACTCGCGGACGTTCGGGGTGCTGGCGGAGCACCGCGCCCTGTTCGAGCGGTTCGACATCGACGCGGACTCGGCCGGTGACGGCATTGCTTCGCTGCGCCGCCGGTTGGAAGACGCCCGGCGGGCAATTATGTCCGGAATCCGTTTCGAGTAG
- a CDS encoding pyridoxamine 5'-phosphate oxidase family protein, with product MRLGNPDHPIRRAAKAIDEMGEIEAILNTAMVVRLAMCDGDQPYIVPLNFAYHAQRLYIHSSRKGRKIDILRANPKVCFETDLDTDVMEPANPDKACDFGMRYRSVVGNGTAEVHEDLLTVAMGLDLLMARFTDRTYDYPEAILHKTAMIVVKIHEVSGKQDGMA from the coding sequence ATGCGTCTCGGCAATCCGGACCATCCCATACGCCGCGCCGCAAAGGCCATTGACGAGATGGGAGAGATCGAGGCGATTCTGAACACGGCCATGGTCGTGCGCCTCGCTATGTGCGACGGCGACCAGCCTTACATAGTTCCGCTCAACTTCGCCTACCACGCCCAGCGGCTCTATATCCACTCATCGCGCAAGGGCCGCAAGATCGACATCCTGCGGGCCAATCCCAAGGTCTGCTTCGAAACGGACCTGGACACCGACGTGATGGAGCCCGCCAACCCGGACAAGGCATGCGATTTCGGGATGCGCTACCGCAGCGTCGTGGGAAACGGAACGGCCGAGGTACACGAGGATCTGCTCACCGTAGCCATGGGCCTGGACCTGCTCATGGCTCGCTTTACCGACCGCACCTACGATTACCCCGAAGCGATCCTGCACAAGACAGCCATGATCGTGGTGAAGATACACGAAGTGAGCGGCAAGCAGGACGGCATGGCGTAA
- a CDS encoding SagB family peptide dehydrogenase, whose translation MNAVEYHEATTHRRDRMSAGRRMDRATQPAQFKEYPQDLERVSLPRENAFPVMTMPEALAAPEALSQPLTMDRLARVLSLTCGLTASVGSIYLRSNPSAGALYPVEAYVAMPGAGEDAGGVFHYAPGEHALTRIRRGDGAAYAATTCRLPEGAGAPAAMFLFTTIFHRTAWKYGDRGYRYVLLDVGHVVENLLLACRAEHLGAVCVTDFADDAVNSLLGVDAEREVCQCMVAVYHGQAPDTAPPTEPRGLEYIEDRQAMAAASATVRNEPAYPMIVATHEAGNLARAESMQPGPVMDASALSLEVLSTEQLPGASELFAGRQLPPLARTMLSRRSQRGFLPEMPDDRTTQAFLRLLCDRLEGGGDEPDRTVATAVIMGRAEETAMYVLNRKAGKLERVRTHAERYPDGNLREAVADACLGQGWLARAAFQVLFLTDVSKLEATLGPRGYRRSGVLAGRQGERAYLAAQTLGMGACGVGAFFDDELAAALGLVQGGKGIYIVAAGPCQQR comes from the coding sequence ATGAACGCCGTTGAATACCATGAAGCCACGACCCACCGCCGGGACAGGATGTCTGCCGGCAGACGCATGGACCGGGCCACGCAACCGGCCCAGTTCAAGGAGTATCCGCAGGATCTCGAACGCGTCAGCCTGCCGCGGGAAAACGCGTTTCCCGTCATGACCATGCCGGAAGCGCTCGCCGCGCCCGAGGCGCTCTCCCAGCCGCTCACCATGGACCGTCTGGCGCGGGTGCTCTCGCTCACGTGCGGGCTCACTGCTTCGGTGGGTTCGATCTACCTGCGCAGCAACCCCTCCGCCGGGGCGCTCTATCCTGTAGAGGCGTATGTGGCCATGCCTGGCGCCGGTGAGGATGCCGGCGGGGTTTTCCATTACGCCCCGGGCGAGCATGCCCTCACGCGCATCCGTCGCGGCGACGGCGCCGCGTACGCCGCCACGACGTGCCGTTTGCCGGAAGGCGCCGGTGCGCCGGCCGCCATGTTTCTGTTCACCACCATCTTCCACCGCACCGCATGGAAGTATGGTGATCGGGGGTACCGTTACGTTCTGCTGGACGTCGGGCACGTGGTGGAAAACCTGTTGCTGGCGTGCCGAGCCGAACATCTGGGAGCAGTCTGCGTCACGGATTTTGCTGACGACGCCGTGAACAGCCTGCTGGGCGTGGATGCCGAACGCGAAGTCTGCCAGTGCATGGTGGCGGTGTATCACGGCCAGGCGCCGGACACGGCGCCGCCGACAGAGCCGCGCGGGCTGGAATATATCGAGGACAGGCAGGCCATGGCCGCGGCGAGTGCGACCGTGCGGAACGAGCCGGCGTATCCCATGATTGTCGCGACGCACGAGGCCGGCAATTTGGCCCGCGCCGAGAGTATGCAGCCCGGTCCGGTCATGGACGCCTCCGCGCTGAGTCTGGAGGTCTTGTCGACCGAACAGTTGCCCGGAGCGTCCGAGCTTTTTGCGGGCAGGCAGTTGCCTCCGCTCGCCCGGACCATGCTGAGCCGGCGCTCGCAGCGGGGATTCCTGCCGGAGATGCCGGACGACAGGACGACGCAGGCCTTCCTGCGTCTGCTGTGCGATCGGCTTGAAGGCGGCGGCGACGAACCGGATCGCACTGTTGCCACGGCTGTGATCATGGGGCGCGCGGAAGAAACCGCCATGTATGTGCTGAATCGCAAGGCCGGAAAACTGGAGCGGGTGCGCACTCACGCGGAAAGATACCCGGACGGCAATCTGCGCGAGGCTGTGGCCGATGCGTGTCTGGGGCAGGGGTGGCTTGCCCGGGCTGCATTTCAGGTGCTGTTTCTGACTGATGTGTCAAAGCTGGAGGCCACCCTGGGGCCGCGGGGCTACCGCCGGTCCGGAGTGCTTGCCGGCAGGCAGGGAGAGCGTGCTTATCTCGCCGCTCAGACACTGGGCATGGGCGCCTGCGGCGTGGGCGCGTTCTTTGACGACGAGCTTGCAGCCGCGCTCGGTCTGGTGCAGGGTGGCAAAGGAATCTACATAGTGGCGGCCGGTCCTTGCCAACAGCGTTGA
- a CDS encoding TIGR04283 family arsenosugar biosynthesis glycosyltransferase: MHETPPRLEPPIVLSVIVPVLHEAATINEHVDHVKKTAATMTSVSLEIVIVDPAGDTLAALADRHADVVRAQSRSGRARQMNAGAEAASGEILLFLHADTRLPDGGLQLVADTLGPAVAAARLGEGADGLSEAGAFTLAFADGGLVLKLFALGGGLRNRLTRTPYGDQAQFFTARLFRELGGYPDIPLMEDVAIMHALNRTGRRPAILPASVRTSTRRYREQGVLYAGVRNNILRLLYGVGVPAHKLATHYRRKGARA; this comes from the coding sequence ATGCACGAGACTCCACCACGCCTCGAACCGCCGATTGTCCTTTCGGTGATCGTGCCGGTCCTCCACGAAGCCGCAACAATCAACGAGCACGTGGACCATGTCAAGAAGACGGCCGCAACAATGACCAGCGTGTCTCTGGAAATAGTCATCGTCGATCCTGCGGGAGACACCCTTGCGGCGCTGGCCGACCGCCATGCCGACGTGGTTCGCGCGCAATCGCGTTCCGGCCGCGCCAGGCAGATGAATGCCGGGGCGGAAGCGGCCTCCGGCGAGATTCTCCTGTTTCTCCATGCGGACACGCGGCTGCCGGATGGCGGCCTGCAACTAGTGGCGGACACGCTGGGACCGGCCGTGGCGGCGGCGCGGCTGGGGGAGGGCGCGGACGGCCTGTCCGAGGCCGGCGCGTTCACGCTCGCCTTCGCCGACGGCGGTCTGGTCCTGAAGCTCTTCGCCCTTGGCGGCGGCCTGCGCAACAGGCTGACGCGCACCCCCTACGGGGATCAGGCGCAGTTCTTCACCGCGCGTCTGTTCCGCGAGCTCGGCGGCTATCCGGACATACCGCTCATGGAGGATGTGGCCATCATGCACGCGCTGAATCGAACCGGCCGCCGGCCTGCCATTCTTCCGGCCAGTGTCCGCACCTCAACCCGGCGCTACCGTGAGCAGGGTGTGCTGTACGCCGGAGTCCGCAACAACATCCTGCGGCTGCTCTATGGCGTGGGCGTGCCGGCGCACAAGCTGGCAACGCATTATCGGCGCAAGGGAGCACGCGCATGA